One genomic segment of Virgibacillus doumboii includes these proteins:
- a CDS encoding DeoR family transcriptional regulator, with product MLPIERQNRIKELILDKHNMKISELSKEIGVSEMTIHRDLKPLIDEGMVIKTFGGVTLATKNTSKNTVSEVCVFCSRKVNERLAYRIFLSNNKIEVACCAHCGLLRTRHLGDQVVQSICPDFLRQTTISAPLAWYVMDTSIQMGCCHPQVLTFEWKEHADKFVKGFGGNVYSYSEAMEVIFQKMNGNEQCCGKHH from the coding sequence ATGCTGCCAATTGAACGACAAAATCGGATTAAAGAATTAATTTTGGATAAGCATAACATGAAAATTTCGGAGCTGAGCAAAGAAATCGGTGTTTCTGAAATGACCATTCACCGGGATTTAAAACCTTTAATTGATGAAGGAATGGTTATAAAAACGTTTGGTGGAGTTACACTGGCAACCAAGAATACTAGTAAAAATACTGTTTCTGAAGTGTGTGTGTTTTGCAGTCGTAAAGTAAATGAACGGTTGGCATATCGTATTTTTTTGTCAAATAACAAAATTGAAGTAGCTTGTTGTGCGCACTGTGGCCTTCTTCGTACACGTCATTTAGGTGATCAAGTAGTTCAGTCAATTTGTCCGGACTTTCTTAGGCAAACAACGATAAGCGCGCCCTTAGCCTGGTATGTGATGGATACATCTATTCAAATGGGCTGTTGTCATCCCCAGGTTTTGACGTTCGAGTGGAAGGAACATGCAGATAAATTCGTTAAAGGCTTCGGCGGCAATGTTTACAGCTATAGTGAAGCAATGGAAGTTATTTTCCAAAAGATGAACGGAAATGAACAATGTTGCGGAAAACATCATTAA
- a CDS encoding cytochrome c oxidase assembly protein: protein MKGDFMTFEFLLWGQMEWDFPLSVFLAGIAVTYSYLLKYLSSIRLYTKQPFLFFLALCLLYLIIGSPLSAISHLSFSLHMLQLSILYFIIPPLILAGIPGQLFKQLLKIPLIIKTGKLFLTPKLALFLFSLLFLIYHLPFVLRVFSQNPFMQNGFLLALFILSFILWWPIVSPDPNQRFYNKHKKRYIFLSGLLLMPACTIFIVSALIDGTQNPFLNQITAQLCTPTQTDSPNLLPSPFNTKYDQIMAGALMLGVHKFGMILSSRLRNAENCKMR, encoded by the coding sequence ATGAAGGGTGATTTCATGACATTTGAATTTTTGCTTTGGGGGCAAATGGAGTGGGATTTTCCGTTGTCCGTGTTTCTTGCAGGTATTGCAGTTACATATTCCTATTTACTGAAATATTTATCGTCTATAAGACTTTATACAAAACAACCCTTTCTCTTTTTTCTGGCCTTATGTCTATTGTATCTAATAATAGGAAGTCCTTTATCAGCTATCAGCCATCTTTCATTTAGTCTGCATATGTTACAGTTGAGTATCCTTTATTTTATTATCCCACCTTTAATTTTGGCAGGAATTCCCGGTCAATTGTTTAAACAACTGCTTAAAATTCCATTGATCATAAAAACAGGTAAATTATTTTTAACACCTAAACTAGCTTTATTTTTGTTTTCCCTATTATTTTTAATTTACCATTTACCGTTTGTATTGAGAGTTTTCTCTCAAAATCCTTTCATGCAGAATGGATTTTTACTGGCATTGTTCATACTCTCCTTTATTTTGTGGTGGCCAATTGTTTCACCTGATCCAAATCAGAGATTCTACAATAAGCACAAGAAACGTTATATATTTCTAAGCGGGCTTCTTTTAATGCCGGCATGTACTATATTTATAGTTAGTGCACTGATTGATGGAACGCAAAACCCCTTTCTTAACCAGATCACAGCACAACTTTGCACACCCACTCAAACTGACTCTCCCAATTTGCTCCCCTCACCTTTCAACACAAAATATGACCAAATAATGGCAGGAGCATTAATGTTAGGAGTGCATAAATTTGGCATGATCCTTTCATCCCGTCTGAGGAATGCCGAAAACTGTAAAATGCGGTAA
- a CDS encoding GyrI-like domain-containing protein, which translates to MPEQDSINITGVKEIAEKKLAGFRVVAQSMEEFGQEIPKASLALVDRKNEIKQLVQPVKLIGAFKAAETSEAEDGYWVCFEVNDFEDVPEDMVTFIVPAQKYAVLNFRGHASEIVGVYSHLHQWIEENDYKRSPVNWTLEIYSKWTENEDNVDLCDPIE; encoded by the coding sequence ATGCCTGAACAGGATTCCATAAACATTACAGGTGTAAAAGAAATAGCTGAAAAGAAGCTTGCAGGATTTCGAGTCGTTGCTCAAAGCATGGAGGAGTTTGGTCAGGAAATACCAAAGGCTTCCTTGGCTTTAGTGGACCGCAAGAATGAAATCAAGCAGCTTGTCCAACCTGTAAAGTTAATAGGTGCATTTAAAGCAGCGGAGACATCTGAAGCTGAAGACGGGTACTGGGTTTGTTTTGAGGTGAATGATTTTGAGGATGTCCCGGAAGATATGGTTACATTCATTGTCCCCGCTCAAAAATATGCAGTATTAAATTTCAGGGGCCATGCCTCAGAAATAGTTGGTGTATATTCGCACTTGCACCAATGGATTGAAGAGAATGACTATAAACGATCGCCGGTAAACTGGACACTGGAGATTTACTCAAAATGGACAGAAAATGAAGACAACGTTGATCTATGCGACCCAATTGAATAA
- a CDS encoding SCO family protein, producing the protein MKRLHILVVVLTLFLVACGEEIDTNMSREVEDFSFTTQDKETLSLEELKGKWWVADFIFTNCTTVCLPMTSNMSKLQGKMKEENLDAQLVSFSVDPKHDTPEVLKEYAASYQADSSNWAFLTGYDFQTIKELSIKSFQSLLEKPPEGSDQVTHGTSFFLVNPEGKVIKRYSGVDSKSIDEIVKDLKIVLE; encoded by the coding sequence ATGAAGCGTTTGCACATTTTGGTGGTCGTTCTAACCCTTTTTCTAGTAGCTTGTGGTGAAGAAATTGACACAAATATGTCCAGAGAAGTGGAGGACTTTTCGTTTACAACGCAAGATAAAGAAACATTATCCTTAGAAGAATTAAAAGGAAAATGGTGGGTAGCAGATTTTATATTTACAAACTGTACAACTGTCTGTCTGCCAATGACATCGAATATGTCCAAACTTCAAGGTAAAATGAAAGAAGAAAATCTGGATGCCCAACTTGTTTCATTCAGTGTTGATCCTAAACATGATACACCAGAGGTTTTAAAAGAATATGCGGCCAGTTATCAGGCTGATTCAAGTAATTGGGCTTTTCTGACCGGATATGATTTCCAAACCATAAAAGAGTTGTCGATAAAGTCCTTTCAATCTCTCTTGGAAAAACCGCCAGAAGGTTCAGATCAGGTGACACATGGTACCAGTTTCTTTTTAGTAAATCCAGAAGGAAAAGTTATTAAACGATATAGTGGAGTTGATTCTAAATCAATAGATGAAATAGTTAAAGACCTCAAGATAGTACTGGAATAG
- a CDS encoding FixH family protein, whose protein sequence is MKKIFLFMPVLLMTVLAACGNGEENDEEQAMEEIKSLNVEFQDPEKAETGETVELKAIVTYGDEKVKDATEMKFEYWKQGNKENSTMVESNNNGDGTYTAEVTFDTDGVYEMFAHTTAKTVHTMPKKSITVGDGANTSQEKSGEASGNHGHSDSAEGFGMHFMKPEDVKANQETDLIVHLQMDNEPMENANVSYEVIYDSNSEKHEWVETEEAEPGEYTGTYSFEEAGNYTITIHVKNDEGLHEHKEFNVEVGQ, encoded by the coding sequence ATGAAAAAGATATTTCTATTCATGCCGGTTCTACTAATGACTGTATTAGCCGCATGTGGTAATGGGGAAGAAAATGATGAAGAACAGGCAATGGAAGAAATAAAATCGCTTAATGTTGAATTTCAAGACCCTGAGAAAGCTGAAACAGGTGAAACAGTGGAATTGAAGGCAATCGTTACTTACGGTGATGAAAAGGTGAAAGATGCAACGGAAATGAAATTCGAATACTGGAAACAAGGAAACAAAGAAAATAGTACGATGGTCGAATCCAATAATAATGGAGATGGTACATATACTGCTGAAGTAACTTTTGATACCGATGGAGTTTATGAGATGTTTGCCCATACAACAGCTAAAACTGTTCATACCATGCCGAAAAAATCCATTACGGTTGGTGACGGTGCCAACACTTCTCAGGAAAAATCTGGTGAAGCGTCGGGGAACCATGGGCACAGTGATAGTGCTGAAGGATTTGGAATGCATTTTATGAAGCCGGAAGATGTCAAAGCGAATCAGGAGACGGATCTTATTGTTCATCTGCAAATGGACAATGAGCCTATGGAAAATGCCAATGTTAGTTATGAAGTTATTTATGACAGTAATTCAGAAAAACATGAATGGGTTGAAACGGAAGAAGCTGAACCAGGCGAATACACTGGTACCTATTCATTTGAGGAAGCAGGCAATTATACAATAACCATCCACGTTAAAAATGACGAGGGTCTGCATGAACATAAGGAATTTAATGTTGAAGTGGGACAATAG
- a CDS encoding heavy-metal-associated domain-containing protein, translated as MNEKMYLDVKGMHCPDCPAKIERVLSKMDGVSEVKVNLKTENGSVTFNNNITGTSEIINRINKMGFEAKSI; from the coding sequence ATGAATGAAAAAATGTACTTAGATGTAAAAGGCATGCATTGTCCAGATTGTCCTGCAAAAATAGAGAGAGTACTATCAAAAATGGATGGGGTAAGCGAAGTAAAAGTTAATTTAAAAACTGAAAATGGAAGCGTAACGTTCAATAATAATATAACAGGCACTTCTGAGATCATTAACAGAATTAATAAGATGGGATTTGAAGCAAAAAGCATCTAA